One segment of Onychomys torridus chromosome 3, mOncTor1.1, whole genome shotgun sequence DNA contains the following:
- the Aqp1 gene encoding aquaporin-1, with protein sequence MASEFKKKIFWRAVVAEFLAMTLFVFISIGSALGFNYPLERNQTLVQDNVKVSLAFGLSIATLAQSVGHISGAHLNPAVTLGLLLSCQISILRAVMYIIAQCVGAIVATAILSGITSSLIENSLGRNDLARGVNSGQGLGIEIIGTLQLVLCVLATTDRRRRDLGGSAPLAIGLSVALGHLLAIDYTGCGINPARSFGSAVLTRNFSNHWIFWVGPFIGGALAVLIYDFILAPRSSDLTDRMKVWTSGQVEEYDLDADDLNSRVEMKPK encoded by the exons ATGGCCAGCGAATTCAAGAAGAAGATCTTCTGGAGGGCTGTGGTGGCTGAGTTCCTGGCCATGACCCTCTTCGTCTTCATCAGCATCGGCTCTGCCCTAGGCTTCAACTACCCACTGGAGAGAAACCAGACACTGGTCCAGGACAACGTGAAGGTGTCGCTGGCCTTTGGTCTGAGCATTGCCACTCTGGCCCAAAGTGTGGGTCACATCAGCGGTGCTCACCTCAACCCAGCCGTCACACTGGGGCTACTGCTCAGCTGTCAGATCAGCATCCTCCGGGCTGTCATGTACATCATCGCCCAGTGTGTGGGGGCCATCGTTGCCACTGCCATCCTCTCGGGCATCACCTCCTCCCTAATTGAGAACTCACTTGGCCGCAATGAC CTGGCTCGAGGTGTAAACTCCGGCCAGGGTCTGGGCATCGAGATCATTGGCACTCTGCAGCTGGTGCTGTGCGTGCTGGCCACCACTGACCGGAGGCGCCGTGACTTAGGTGGCTCAGCACCCCTTGCCATTGGCTTGTCTGTGGCTCTGGGACATCTGCTGGCG ATCGACTACACTGGCTGTGGTATCAACCCTGCTCGGTCATTTGGGTCTGCTGTGCTTACCCGTAACTTCTCAAACCACTGG ATTTTCTGGGTGGGGCCATTCATTGGGGGTGCCCTGGCAGTGCTGATCTATGACTTCATCCTGGCCCCACGCAGCAGCGACCTCACGGACCGCATGAAGGTGTGGACCAGTGGCCAGGTGGAGGAGTATGACCTGGATGCTGACGACCTCAACTCCAGGGTGGAGATGAAACCCAAATAG